The Nitrospira sp. genome contains a region encoding:
- a CDS encoding NmrA/HSCARG family protein — MAASNNPILVTGATGQQGGAVARALIAKGQKVRVMTRHPEKAAALAKAGAEIVQGDLTNQAVLQMALRGVSGVFAMSTPFEAGMDAEVRQGIMLADAAKQAGITHYVYTSVGSAHRQTGIPHFESKWKVEQHIQKIGLSATILRPVWFMENFTTFARPSADGVISVPMKPARKLAMVALKDIGAFSAAAFMRPKDFIGQAIDLAGDELTIPEVAALLTKTMARPISFREFPLDQAESALGHDFAVMFRWFNEVGYAIDIPKLKQQYGIPLTTFAEWVKTIEWEKASQAAS, encoded by the coding sequence ATGGCAGCCTCAAACAATCCGATATTGGTAACCGGAGCGACGGGGCAGCAGGGTGGAGCGGTTGCACGGGCGTTGATCGCAAAGGGGCAGAAGGTTCGAGTGATGACGCGGCATCCGGAAAAGGCGGCGGCTCTGGCAAAGGCCGGGGCGGAGATTGTGCAAGGCGATTTGACCAACCAGGCGGTTCTGCAGATGGCATTGCGCGGCGTGAGCGGCGTCTTTGCCATGTCCACCCCGTTCGAGGCGGGCATGGACGCGGAGGTGCGTCAAGGGATCATGCTGGCGGATGCCGCCAAGCAAGCTGGAATCACGCATTACGTCTATACGTCCGTCGGCAGCGCACATCGCCAGACCGGGATTCCGCACTTCGAGAGCAAATGGAAGGTGGAGCAACACATCCAGAAAATCGGATTGTCGGCAACGATTCTGCGGCCGGTCTGGTTCATGGAGAATTTCACCACGTTTGCGAGACCGTCCGCGGATGGCGTCATCAGTGTGCCCATGAAACCGGCCAGGAAACTTGCGATGGTCGCGCTTAAGGACATCGGTGCTTTCAGCGCGGCGGCGTTTATGCGCCCGAAGGATTTCATCGGCCAGGCGATTGACCTGGCGGGTGATGAACTCACGATCCCCGAGGTTGCAGCCCTCTTGACGAAGACCATGGCCAGACCGATCAGCTTTCGAGAATTTCCATTGGATCAAGCCGAGAGCGCACTCGGACATGACTTCGCCGTCATGTTCCGCTGGTTCAACGAAGTCGGCTACGCGATCGACATTCCAAAACTGAAGCAACAATACGGAATTCCTCTGACCACGTTTGCCGAGTGGGTCAAGACGATCGAGTGGGAAAAGGCGAGCCAGGCGGCTTCATGA
- a CDS encoding nuclear transport factor 2 family protein has product MNLQTIAGQFVEMCNQGKNFDVMQTMYDPNIVSVEPNGEETAGKTPVIQKSERFQAQNPISGEKVRGPFFNGPNQFAVHFTFEVTPKATGQRITVEEVGIYTVKDSKITREQFFAGGPL; this is encoded by the coding sequence ATGAACCTTCAAACCATTGCCGGCCAGTTTGTGGAGATGTGCAACCAAGGCAAGAACTTCGACGTGATGCAGACGATGTACGATCCCAACATCGTGTCCGTCGAACCCAACGGTGAGGAAACGGCCGGCAAGACACCGGTCATCCAGAAGTCCGAGCGCTTTCAGGCCCAAAATCCCATCAGCGGAGAAAAGGTCCGCGGTCCATTCTTCAACGGTCCCAATCAGTTCGCGGTTCACTTCACCTTCGAAGTCACCCCCAAAGCCACCGGCCAACGGATCACGGTGGAAGAGGTCGGTATCTATACGGTCAAGGACAGCAAAATCACGCGCGAGCAATTCTTCGCCGGAGGCCCGCTGTAA
- a CDS encoding NADP-dependent oxidoreductase, whose protein sequence is MKAIRLHRPGGPDSLRYDEAPKPIPKGNQVLVQVYATAITPTEFAWYPTFHTLEGGERPFPIILGHEFSGVVEAVGPECTGVRLGDHVYGLSDWFIDGAQAEYCVTVPPHIAPKPATLEHTQAAAIPISALTAWQALIDHAHLSAGQRVLIHGAAGGVGSVAVQIARYQKAHVTVTASAANADFVKALGADEVIDYRITPFETVIRDVDVVLDTIGGDTRDRSWGVLRKGGRLVTIAADAEGAQEQRVRDAFFIVEPNRNQLMNIPHLIDIGVLRPVAGSVFAMEHFRQAYEQKPMRGKNVLRIAQT, encoded by the coding sequence ATGAAGGCGATACGGCTCCATCGACCTGGAGGCCCCGACTCGCTTCGTTATGACGAGGCGCCGAAACCGATTCCAAAAGGCAATCAGGTGCTCGTTCAGGTTTATGCCACAGCGATTACGCCCACGGAGTTCGCCTGGTATCCCACCTTCCATACTCTTGAAGGCGGAGAGAGACCCTTTCCAATTATTCTGGGTCACGAATTTTCGGGTGTTGTCGAAGCGGTCGGGCCGGAGTGCACGGGTGTTCGACTTGGAGATCATGTCTATGGACTGAGCGATTGGTTCATAGACGGGGCGCAGGCGGAATATTGTGTGACGGTTCCTCCCCACATTGCTCCGAAGCCTGCCACACTTGAACACACTCAGGCCGCAGCGATCCCGATCTCAGCCCTGACCGCCTGGCAGGCCCTTATCGATCACGCCCATCTGTCGGCAGGACAACGGGTATTGATCCATGGTGCAGCCGGCGGTGTCGGCAGCGTTGCCGTGCAGATAGCCCGGTATCAGAAGGCACACGTGACCGTAACGGCTTCAGCGGCGAACGCGGACTTTGTCAAGGCGCTCGGCGCCGATGAAGTCATAGATTACCGGATCACACCGTTTGAAACGGTTATCAGAGACGTCGATGTGGTACTTGATACGATCGGAGGAGACACGAGAGACCGTTCCTGGGGAGTGCTCAGAAAGGGTGGCCGGCTGGTGACCATTGCGGCCGATGCCGAAGGGGCGCAGGAGCAGCGGGTGCGCGATGCCTTCTTCATCGTCGAACCGAACCGGAATCAGTTGATGAACATTCCGCATCTGATCGATATTGGTGTCCTCAGACCCGTCGCGGGTTCCGTCTTCGCAATGGAACACTTTCGCCAGGCTTACGAACAGAAACCTATGCGCGGGAAGAATGTTCTCCGCATCGCGCAGACGTGA
- a CDS encoding cupin domain-containing protein has product MMTITLCIRTVTRQALQWTALAGAILLLGQTAMAEDAVSVLLKERLTDLAGKEGTVITVDYAPGAASDQHFHPGSVFAYVLEGAVVSQLGGQAPMTYTKGQSWYESPKIPHVVSKNASKTEPAKLLVFLLSQESEALVVPLKSPGSGK; this is encoded by the coding sequence ATGATGACGATCACATTATGTATCCGCACTGTCACGAGACAGGCATTGCAGTGGACGGCACTGGCAGGGGCGATTCTGCTGCTGGGACAAACCGCCATGGCAGAGGATGCCGTGTCGGTCTTATTGAAGGAGCGGTTGACCGACCTGGCCGGTAAAGAAGGCACTGTGATCACTGTGGACTATGCGCCGGGCGCCGCATCCGACCAGCACTTCCATCCAGGCTCGGTGTTCGCCTACGTGTTGGAGGGAGCCGTCGTCTCTCAATTAGGAGGACAGGCGCCTATGACCTATACAAAAGGTCAGAGCTGGTATGAGTCTCCTAAGATACCGCATGTCGTATCCAAGAATGCGAGCAAGACCGAACCGGCCAAGCTGTTGGTGTTTCTGCTGTCACAGGAGAGTGAGGCGCTCGTCGTGCCGTTGAAGTCACCCGGCAGTGGGAAGTGA
- the msrB gene encoding peptide-methionine (R)-S-oxide reductase MsrB has protein sequence MLQWDDVLRLARHGNPPPPRRVEKTEAQWRALLTDDQFRVTRLKGTERAHSSDMCRLFEPGQYRCLCCDTVLFDAARKYESHSGWPSFTQPVKPAVIAYHQDDSYDMNRIETTCNVCDAHLGHVFPDGPEPSGLRFCINALSLRKAEG, from the coding sequence ATTTTGCAATGGGATGATGTACTCCGTTTGGCTCGTCACGGCAATCCTCCGCCGCCGCGCCGAGTTGAGAAGACGGAGGCGCAGTGGCGTGCGCTCCTCACCGACGACCAATTCCGTGTGACACGTCTGAAGGGAACTGAGCGGGCGCACAGCTCGGACATGTGTCGGCTGTTCGAGCCGGGACAGTATCGGTGTCTTTGCTGTGATACCGTGCTGTTCGATGCGGCGCGTAAGTATGAGAGCCACTCCGGCTGGCCCAGTTTCACTCAACCCGTGAAGCCGGCGGTGATCGCCTATCATCAGGACGACAGCTATGACATGAACCGGATCGAGACGACGTGTAATGTATGCGATGCTCATCTCGGCCATGTGTTTCCAGATGGACCTGAACCGAGCGGGTTACGGTTCTGCATCAACGCCCTCTCACTGCGGAAGGCTGAGGGATAA
- the msrA gene encoding peptide-methionine (S)-S-oxide reductase MsrA produces MSRTETAILAGGCFWGMQDLIRKLPGVRSTRVGYSGGDVPNATYRNHGTHAEAIEVVFDPDTLTFRSLLEVFFQIHDPTTVDRQGNDRGTSYRSGIYYTSEAQRMVAEETITDVNASGLWPGKVVTEVRPAGPFWQAEPEHQDYLERYPNGYTCHYVRPNWKLPQRA; encoded by the coding sequence GTGAGCCGAACTGAAACAGCGATATTGGCCGGCGGTTGTTTCTGGGGCATGCAGGATCTCATCCGCAAACTCCCCGGTGTGCGGTCTACACGCGTGGGCTACAGCGGCGGTGACGTGCCGAATGCCACCTATCGCAATCATGGGACGCATGCGGAAGCCATCGAGGTCGTGTTCGACCCGGACACGCTGACGTTCCGTAGCCTGCTGGAAGTGTTTTTCCAAATCCACGATCCTACGACCGTAGACCGCCAAGGTAACGATCGAGGAACCTCATACCGCTCCGGGATCTACTACACCTCGGAGGCCCAACGCATGGTGGCAGAAGAGACGATCACCGATGTGAACGCGTCGGGGCTATGGCCGGGCAAGGTGGTCACAGAGGTCCGGCCGGCCGGTCCATTTTGGCAGGCGGAACCGGAGCATCAGGATTATCTTGAACGATATCCCAACGGATATACCTGTCACTATGTGAGACCCAATTGGAAGTTACCGCAGCGGGCCTGA
- a CDS encoding NAD(P)H-binding protein: MRDPILVTGAAGRVGGIGRSVTKLLLKRGRAVRAMVRHEDQRAEALRDMGAQVVVGDLLDLDSMHRAIAGCDTMYFGMSVSDTYLAATVNAAAVAKHHGVKAFINMSQMTLAQMSITESTPSPQHKLHWLAEQALNWSGLPVVHVRPTVLLDGFFLISTPDSVKESGQIRLPFGEGKTSPVAVEDVARVIAALLTDPKPHIGKTYHLTGPQSENMQFFAQEYSKALGRKITFADIPVEAWQDGLLKRGLPAHLVHHLATMADLHRAGHYDRMSDDVFTLTGQRPLSVQEFIGKHAAKFAPLAQGVV, encoded by the coding sequence ATGAGAGATCCAATTCTAGTTACCGGCGCGGCGGGCCGCGTCGGTGGGATAGGCCGCTCGGTCACCAAACTGCTGCTCAAGCGAGGCCGAGCGGTGCGCGCGATGGTGCGGCATGAAGACCAGCGCGCGGAGGCATTGCGCGATATGGGTGCCCAGGTCGTGGTCGGCGACCTGCTCGACCTCGATTCGATGCATAGGGCAATTGCCGGCTGCGACACCATGTACTTCGGGATGTCGGTGTCGGATACGTATCTGGCCGCGACAGTCAATGCAGCGGCGGTGGCGAAGCATCACGGCGTGAAAGCGTTCATCAACATGTCGCAGATGACGCTCGCACAAATGAGCATCACCGAAAGTACCCCAAGCCCGCAGCACAAATTGCACTGGCTCGCCGAACAGGCCTTGAACTGGTCAGGGCTGCCGGTCGTGCACGTGCGGCCGACCGTGCTGCTCGACGGCTTTTTCCTAATCTCCACCCCCGATTCGGTCAAGGAGTCGGGTCAGATCAGGCTTCCGTTCGGCGAAGGCAAAACTTCTCCGGTCGCAGTAGAAGACGTTGCCCGTGTCATCGCCGCGTTGCTTACCGATCCGAAACCACACATCGGAAAGACCTATCACCTGACCGGTCCGCAGTCCGAGAACATGCAGTTCTTTGCACAGGAGTATTCGAAGGCGCTCGGCCGAAAGATCACCTTTGCGGATATTCCGGTCGAGGCGTGGCAAGACGGGCTGCTCAAACGAGGTTTACCGGCTCATCTTGTGCACCATCTTGCAACGATGGCCGATCTGCACCGCGCGGGGCATTACGACCGAATGTCGGACGACGTATTCACGCTGACGGGC